One segment of Zymoseptoria tritici IPO323 chromosome 2, whole genome shotgun sequence DNA contains the following:
- the CYP-70 gene encoding ERG5, C-22 sterol desaturase (C-22 sterol desaturase, a cytochrome P450 enzyme that catalyzes the formation of the C-22(23) double bond in the sterol side chain in ergosterol biosynthesis): MASVMQALNASSTDAPNPLYVDIAVASPGLVNKIFDSATPVNVFGAFLALFVAAVIYDQCSYWTHKGTLAGDAWKIPFVGPFLESVNPQFSKYHQKWLSGALSCVSVFHKFVVIAATRDMARKVLNSPAYVKPCVVDVAHKLLRPENWVFLDGKEHVEYRKGLNGLFTRTALETYLPGQEEVYNEYFEEFLRESQAAGKPKAWVYYLRELMCAVSCRTFVGHYMSREGVKKIADDYYNITAALELVNFPIILPFTKTWYGKKASDKVLEAFANCAAKARIRMKQKGAQPECIMDRWLMQMIESDRYRERIANGEKVPQEEKPAMLLRNFSDLEISMTVFTFLFASQDATSSAASWMLQLVADRPEVLQKVREEGHRLRPDPNHPVSLETLEKMEYTRAVVKETLRYRPPVLMVPYLVKKDFPIPEANYVAKKGTMIIPSTWLSLHDPEAYENPDEFAPERWTVGNAEEQGKNWLVFGTGPHYCLGQTYAVLNLMLMLHKLSKEYEWEHQITDKSEDIRVFATIFPMDDLLLKFKRRDPAMVAAGA, from the exons ATGGCGTCCGTCATGCAGGCTCTCAATGCCTCTTCCACCGACGCCCCGAACCCTCTCTACGTCGACATTGCCGTCGCCTCGCCGGGACTCGTCAACAAAATCTTCGACAGTGCGACGCCGGTGAACGTCTTTGGCGCCTTTCTGGCATTGTTCGTCGCCGCCGTCATCTACGACCAAT GCTCCTACTGGACTCACAAAGGCACTCTCGCTGGAGACGCCTGGAAAATCCCATTCGTCGGACCCTTTCTCGAGAGCGTCAATCCTCAGTTCAGCAAATACCACCAGAAATGGCTGTCCGGCGCGTTGTCATGCGTCTCCGTCTTCCACAAGTTCGTGGTCATTGCCGCTACTCGTGACATGGCTCGCAAGGTCCTGAACTCGCCAGCATACGTCAAGCCTTGTGTGGTGGACGTCGCGCACAAATTGCTGCGACCGGAGAATTGGGTGTTCCTGGACGGGAAGGAGCACGTTGAATATCGCAAGGGTCTGAATGGATTGTTTACGCGAACGGCGTTGGAGACGTACCTCCCGGGACAAGAGGAGGTGTACAATGAATACTTTGAGGAGTTCCTTCGCGAATCGCAAGCGGCTGGCAAGCCAAAGGCGTGGGTATACTACCTCCGCGAGTTGATGTGTGCTGTGTCATGCCGCACTTTCGTCGGACACTACATGTCGCGTGAAGGCGTGAAGAAGATTGCGGATGATTACTACAACATTACGGCTGCTTTGGAGTTGGTCAACTTTCCGATCATCCTCCCATTCACCAAGACATGGTACGGCAAGAAGGCTTCGGACAAGGTTCTCGAGGCGTTCGCAAACTGTGCTGCAAAGGCAAGGATTCGCATGAAGCAAAAGGGTGCTCAGCCAGAGTGCATCATGGACCGCTGGCTTATGCAAATGATCGAGTCTGATCGCTACCGCGAGCGAATCGCCAACGGAGAGAAGGTTCCTCAAGAAGAGAAGCCAGCCATGCTTCTACGCAACTTTTCCGACCTGGAGATCAGCATGACTGTTTTCACGTTCTTGTTCGCCTCGCAAGATGCCACTTCAAGTGCTGCTTCTTGGATGCTCCAGCTCGTCGCTGATCGTCCTGAAGTGCTTCAGAAGGTTCGGGAGGAGGGCCACCGACTTCGTCCAGATCCAAACCATCCGGTGTCGCTTGAAACACTCGAGAAGATG GAATACACCCGTGCCGTCGTCAAAGAAACTCTCCGGTACCGCCCACCCGTGCTCATGGTCCCTTACCTTGTCAAGAAGGACTTTCCGATCCCCGAAGCCAACTACGTCGCCAAGAAGGGCACAATGATCATCCCTTCAACATGGCTCTCACTGCACGACCCTGAAGCCTACGAGAATCCCGACGAATTCGCACCCGAACGATGGACGGTCGGAAACGCTGAAGAGCAAGGCAAGAATTGGCTGGTATTCGGCACGGGACCGCATTACTGTCTCGGCCAGACGTATGCGGTGTTGAacttgatgttgatgttgcaCAAGCTGAGCAAGGAGTATGAGTGGGAACATCAGATTACGGACAAGAGTGAGGACATTCGGGTCTTTGCGACGATTTTCCCAATGGATGATCTACTTTTGAAGTTTAAGAGGAGGGATCCGGCGATGGTCGCAGCAGGAGCATAA
- a CDS encoding homoaconitate hydratase: MAALRAGVGRSLQRLARANTLATSRTGAVSRSALPTISYLHHRPRYVSSSRPSRLAELTDAFPSQLAGAPSEILANAKPTSPVPQTLTEKIVQRYSQGLPEGKFVKSGDYVTLAPHHCMTHDNSWPVATKFMSIGATKIHDTKQIVMTLDHDVQNKSEKNLKKYEQIESFAKQQGVDFYPAGRGIGHQIMVEEGYAWPGTVAVASDSHSNMYGGVGCLGTAVVRTDAASIWATGRTWWQIPPIAKVTLTGILPEGVTGKDVIVALCGLFNNDEVLNHAIEFTGDTNTMRSLPIDDRLAIANMTTEWGALSGLFPIDDVLKGWLRYKATEASMYKEPAPSSSLTTDRFNHQRLDELFADPLAADSGATYAKELFLDLATLSPYVSGPNSVKVGTPLAELEAQNIPVNKAYLVSCTNSRRSDIEAAAKVFRAGADVDGKIPKIANGVNFYIAAASIPEQKAAEENGDWQVLLEAGAQPLPSGCGPCIGLGTGLLEPGEVGISASNRNFKGRMGSTDAKAYLASPEVVAASALQGKIAGPGWYQTPADWSGVRRGEGDGVKDEDRMISIEDALDKIIREAESAIQEGEQRIAGSSSSESTSSEDTSSSSSSLTEILPGFPEKVTGEIVWCNADNVNTDAIYPGKYTYDDAFSADPAKMATVTMENYDPNFGQVAKSGDILVSGFNFGCGSSREQAATAILAKGIPLVVSGSFGNIFSRNSINNALMGVEVPRLIERLRATFDDTTSSPQLTVRTGWTFTWDVRRSQVEVKEGQGGETWTQKVGELPPNVQEIIARGGLEKWVKKEISGT, encoded by the exons ATGGCGGCATTGAGAGCAGGTGTCGGGCGAAGCCTGCAAAGGCTGGCGAGAGCA AACACCCTCGCAACATCACGAACAGGAGCAGTCTCCCGGTCCGCTCTACCCACCATCTCATACCTACACCACCGCCCTCGATATGTCTCCTCTAGCCGACCTTCACGACTCGCCGAACTCACCGATGCCTTTCCCTCCCAGCTCGCCGGCGCACCGTCCGAGATCCTCGCCAATGCGAAGCCTACCTCTCCAGTGCCGCAGACCTTGACGGAGAAGATCGTCCAGCGATACTCCCAAGGTCTTCCAGAAGGCAAATTCGTCAAGTCTGGCGACTATGTCACACTCGCGCCGCATCACTGCATGACCCACGACAACTCATGGCCTGTCGCGACCAAGTTCATGAGCATTGGAGCGACCAAGATCCACGACACCAAGCAGATTGTTATGACGCTGGATCACGATGTGCAGAACAAGTCGGAGAAGAATTTGAAGAAGTACGAGCAGATCGAGTCGTTCGCGAAACAACAGGGCGTCGACTTTTATCCAGCTGGGAGAGGTATAGGACATCAGATTATGGTTGAAGAGGGCTATGCATGGCCAGGGACTGTTGCCGTGGCCAGTGATAGCCACTCGAACATGTACGGAGGTGTGGGATGTCTGGGCACTGCAGTGGTCAGGACGGACGCAGCGAGTATTTGGGCAACAGGACGGACATGGTGGCAGATTCCGCCAATCGCAAAGGTCACGTTGACTGGCATCCTGCCCGAAGGCGTGACCGGAAAGGATGTGATCGTCGCGCTGTGTGGACTCTTCAACAACGACGAGGTGTTGAATCACGCCATCGAATTCACAGGAGACACAAACACGATGCGAAGTCTACCAATCGACGACAGACTGGCTATTGCGAACATGACGACCGAGTGGGGTGCTCTATCTGGTCTGTTCCCGATCGACGATGTTCTCAAAGGCTGGCTAAGATACAAAGCGACGGAAGCCAGCATGTACAAGGAGCCAGCGCCATCTTCCAGCCTGACCACCGACCGCTTCAATCACCAAAGACTTGACGAGCTATTCGCCGACCCGCTCGCGGCTGATAGCGGTGCGACATATGCCAAGGAGCTCTTCCTGGATCTGGCCACGCTCTCACCTTACGTCTCTGGTCCCAACTCGGTCAAGGTCGGCACACCGCTCGCTGAGCTAGAAGCGCAGAACATCCCAGTCAACAAGGCATATCTCGTGTCTTGCACCAACTCTCGTCGTTCAGATATCGAAGCGGCTGCCAAAGTGTTTCGAGCTGGAGCGGATGTTGACGGCAAGATCCCCAAGATTGCCAACGGCGTCAACTTTTACATCGCTGCTGCGTCCATTCCCGAACAGAAGGCTGCCGAGGAGAACGGTGACTGGCAAGTCTTGCTCGAAGCTGGAGCACAGCCACTCCCATCTGGATGCGGCCCATGTATCGGACTTGGAACCGGCCTTCTTGAACCCGGTGAGGTCGGCATATCCGCCAGTAATCGCAACTTCAAAGGTCGCATGGGCAGCACCGACGCCAAAGCCTACCTCGCGAGTCCCGAAGTCGTCGCCGCCAGTGCACTACAAGGCAAGATCGCAGGTCCAGGCTGGTATCAGACACCCGCGGACTGGTCGGGTGTGCGCCgcggcgagggcgatggCGTGAAGGACGAAGACCGCATGATCAGCATTGAAGACGCTCTTGACAAGATCATCCGCGAGGCCGAGTCTGCCATACAAGAAGGCGAGCAGCGCATTGCGGGCTCATCATCCTCTGAAAGCACTTCTTCTGAAGacacatcctcttcctcctcatccctgACCGAGATTCTTCCCGGCTTCCCCGAAAAGGTCACCGGTGAAATCGTCTGGTGTAACGCCGACAACGTCAACACCGACGCCATTTATCCTGGGAAATACACCTACGACgacgccttctccgccgatCCCGCCAAAATGGCCACAGTAACAATGGAGAACTACGACCCGAACTTCGGCCAGGTCGCCAAATCAGGAGACATCCTCGTCAGCGGCTTTAACTTTGGCTGCGGTTCATCACGCGAACAGGCCGCGACCGCTATCCTCGCCAAGGGCATCCCTCTCGTAGTGTCCGGATCGTTTGGCAACATCTTCTCTCGCAACTCCATCAACAACGCGCTCATGGGTGTCGAAGTGCCCCGTCTTATCGAGCGACTCCGCGCCACCTTCGACGACACGACCTCTTCACCC CAGTTGACGGTCCGCACGGGCTGGACGTTTACGTGGGATGTGAGGAGAAGTCAGGTTGAGGTCAAAGAAGGTCAGGGAGGGGAGACGTGGACGCAGAAAGTGGGTGAACTACCCCCGAATGTACAGGAGATTATTGCGAGGGGTGGATTGGAGAAGtgggtgaagaaggagatctcTGGGACGTAG